The sequence below is a genomic window from Streptococcus oralis.
TGTAAGCTTGGTCAACTTTAGTGTTGTCAAGCATGAAGCGATCCATTTTACCTGGGATGATTTTGTCCCAGATTTTTTCTGGTTTGCCTTCTGCAGCCAACTCAGCTTTGATGTCAGCTTCAGCTTGAGCAATTACTTCTTCAGTCAATTGTGCTTTCGATCCATATTTTAAGTGTGGAAGGGCTGGTTTGTTAACCATTGCACGGCTTTCGTTATCTTGGTCGATTACGTGGTTCAATTGTGCCAACTCATCTTTAACGAATTGAGCGTCCAATTCTTTGTATGAAAGAACTGTTGGTTTCATCGCTGCGATGTGCATTGACAATTGTTTAGCAAGAGCTTCGTCTCCACCTTCGATAACTGAGATAACACCGATACGACCACCATTGTGTTGGTAAGCTCCAAAGTGTTGTGCATCTGTTTTTTCGATCAAAGCAAAACGACGGAATGAGATTTTTTCTCCGATAGTTGCTGTTGCAGATACATAAGCTGCTTCAAGAGTTTCACCTGAAGGCATTGTCAAAGCAAGTGCTTCTTCGTTGTTAGCTGGTTTTCCTTCAGCAATTACTTTAGCTGTAGCATTAACCAAGTCAACGAATTGAGCATTTTTCGCAACGAAGTCAGTTTCAGCGTTTACTTCAATTACTGCTGCAACGTTACCGTTAACATAAACACCTGTCAAACCTTCTGCAGCAACACGATCAGCTTTCTTAGCTGCTTTCGCCATACCTTTTTCACGAAGCAATTCAATCGCTTTTTCGATATCACCGTCTGTTTCTACAAGCGCTTTTTTAGCGTCCATAACACCGGCACCAGATTTTTCACGCAACTCTTTTACAAGTTTAGCTGTAATTTCTGCCATTTTGATTCTCCTATATTTTTTAAAAAATAGGAGAGCTGGGCTACGCCCCGCCCTCCTAGGTAATTACTATTTATATGAATTAAGCGTTATCGCCTTCTACAACTTCAACGATTTCTTCGATTGAGTCTGCTTGAGCTTCTGAAGCTGCAAATTCTGCTTCAACTGCTGCTGCATCTTCTCCTTGGCGTCCTTCGATGATAGCATCAGCCAATTTAGCTGTGATCAATTTAACCGCGCGGATAGCGTCATCGTTAGCTGGGATGATTACATCGATATCGTCTGGATCAGTGTTTGTGTCAACCATCGCTACAACTGGGATACCCAATTTTTTAGCTTCTTTAACAGCGATTTGCTCTTTATGCGGGTCAACTACATACATTACATCTGGGATACGAGGCATGTCTTCGATACCACCCAAGAATTTTTCAAGACGTGCACGTTGTTTGTTAAGAAGTGCAACTTCTTTCTTAGGAAGAACGTCGAAAATTCCTTCTTCTTCCATACGTTTGATTTCTTTCAAACGAGCAATACGTTTTTGGATAGTTCCCCAGTTAGTAAGAGTTCCACCCAACCAACGGTGGTTGATGAAGTATTGACCTGAACGTACAGCTTCTTCAGCAACAGCGTCAGCAGCTTGTTTCTTAGTACCAACAAACAATACAACTGCATCGTTAGCTGCTGCGTCACGCATAAAGTCGTATGCTTGGTCAGCGTATTTTACAGTTTGTTGCAAGTCAATAACGTGGATTCCGTTACGCTCAGTGAAGATGTACTTAGCCATCTTAGGGTTCCAGCGACGAGTTTGGTGACCAAAGTGTACACCAGCCTCAAGAAGTTGTTTCATTGAAATTACTGCCATGAGTATTTCTCCTTTTTGTTTTTTCCTCTTCTCGATTTCAACTTGCAAAACGACCCAAGGGCAACAGTTTCACAATTCATCAAGAATGAGTATTATCGTTTACACGACAGGTTTTATTTTATCATATTTCAACAGTATTTTCAAGTTATTTAGTAGAATTTTAGTAGGACTTTCGGATAAAAACATTAAAAGAGACTCGATTGAGTCTCTTCGTTTTATACATTAGTTTGGATAGATATATGTTACGTAACCTTCAGAAGTTGTAGTTGGGTTGAACCATCCACGTTTGTTTCCGATTGTACGATCTCCACCGTAGTTTGATTCTGATACTTGAATACGAGTTGATGATGAAACTGCTGTAACAACCGCTACGTGTCCATAACCACCATCATTCCAACATGCAATCGCACCAACTTGTGGAGTTGATCCTGTACGGAATCCTGCTGCAGCTGCACTTGTTGCCCACTGAGCTCCGTTACCCCAGTAGTCTCCAGCCCAAGGTGCTAACGTTTTAGCTCCCCAAGTACATTCACCAGTTGGATAACTTGAAGCATTTGAGCTGTAAGTTGGACGTTGTCTAGCTGGCGCTGGCGCAGGTGCTGGAGTGTAGCTTGAATCTTCCTCGTCATTTGTTGATGTTGCTTGTACTTGAGCGGAGAAGCTTGTATTTCCTGAAGCAACTACTGATTGTTGTTGGCTTGTTTGACGCGCTTTGTAAGCTACTTCTGCTTCTGCAGCAGCACGTGCTTCTGCCTCTGCTGCTGCTTTCTGCTCCAACAAAGTAGCTTTTTCACCTTCTGCAGTAGCTTTCTCAGCAGCAAGATTCAACTCTGCAACCTTCAACTCAGCTTGCTTAGTTGTCAATGCCTGCGCATCGTCAGCCAGTTTTTGTTGATTCGCAATAACTGTATTAATTGCTTCATTATTGGCTACTTGTTTATCAGAAATTGCTTTTTTATCAGCCTTTTGTTGCTCCAACATTTTGTTGTTAGCCGATACAATCTCGCTCATTGCAGCAACACGCGAAATGGCTTCTGTGATTGATTTTGAGTTTACAATTGTATTAATGTAGCTAGTCGCAGCTCCATTTGTCTGTGCGCTACGTGCTTGTTTTTCTAAAGAAGCATTACGAGCTACGATATTTTTAGAAAGCTCTGTAATTTCTCCTTCAAGTTTTTTAGATTCAGCCTGCAATTTTTCGTTTTCAGCTTGCAAGCTTGCTTGCTCTGCTTGAATTGTTGAAACTTGACCTTGGATTTGATCCACTTGCTTTTGAGCTTCTTGTTGTTGCGCTGTTAAACTGCTAATTTTATTATCTTGAGCAGCAATTTTTTCATCAGTTGTTTCTGCACGAACAGTTGTCAATACTGCCGTTTGTGAGACCAATACTGTACTTAACAAAAGTGACGCTAAGATTTTTTTCTTCATATTCTGTCGATACTCCTTCTATTTGAGACATTACTAGTATACCAAAAAAAGACATAATAAATATTACGCCTTTGTTACATTTATATTTCTTTCTTATAGATAAATTTTTTCAAAAATAAATTGAAAAATGACAATCCATAAGAAGTTCAGAATCATTGATGGGACAAGGCTATAGACGATGAATATCGGCATGGAATCTACAGTCAGTCCTACGGCAAGAGCCAAAAGATAGCTCCCCATATCAAACAGAAAACTGATCACAATAATGGTCAGCATCCTTGTCCAACGATTTGTCAAAATCACGCTGTTAAACTTGTGGAGCGAAGCACCTATCAAGATAAACAAAAGCGTGGCAATTCCAATCAAGTGGAAAAAATAGATATCATAAACCAAACCCACGATACAACAATAGGCTAGATAGAGATACTCTGACACTTCGATTGTTTCAAATAAGAGAAACAAAAATAGAAAATGACTGGCTAAATGAAAGTGGGGGAAAAAGGATCCCACCAGTTGTCCAATATGAGCATCAATTAGCACAACAAAAGGGAGTAAAAAGAAAATACCAATTTGTTTTAACAATCTCATTGCTAATTCCCCACTAACTCTACCACATGAAGATCTTTGATATCAGCACTTAACTTTACAGTTACCTCTCGTGTTAGATAGTCACTGCTGTGCGTTGTACCAACAATCTCTCCAACAGGAATATCTTTGACATTAAAGTTTCCTAGCCCACCTGTAGTCACCTTGTCTCCAGCACTGATGTCACTATTACTATTTAATTGGCTAATTTTAAGCAGTTCAGCTTCCTTGTCATAACCAACGATAATTCCGTAAATTTCAGTAGAACCGTGTTGGATTTTAACAGAGATCTTATCCGTGTTTTCAGCGTTGGTTAAAAGATTGACAGTTGTTGAATGATCTTCCACCTTTGAAACACTACCAACCAAGCCCCCGTTTGCAATGGCCAACATATTTTCAGAAGCTCCTTTTGAACTTCCTACATCAATTGTTAACTCTTGCTTCCAAGATACTGGAGCACGCATAATCACATCTGCTACTAGGGTTTTTGTAGCCTGTAATTTTGACTTCATCTCTAGCAACTGACGTAGTTGTTCATTTTCTGTTTTTAAACGTTCTGATTGATTAGACTCCACCTCTAGTTGATAGAGCTGTTTCTTTAGACTCTCGTTTTCATTGTAAGTCTGCGTCAAATGTCCCAAATCCGATTTGAAAGTATCAAACCACTGAAAGGGTTTCTGAACAATTCTATCTACTAAGGAAATCCCATCTCCTAGTTTTGTCACAATAGCACTTGAATAGGTTGTCACTAATAGTACAGAAACTGCCAGAACTGTGACAAAAACGATGATTAGATATTTTGATTTTTTAAAACGGTTCATATTCCTACCTTTTTACTAAAGATCTACTACTGTGATTTTTTATCAATCTTACGAATCCACTAAGATTTTAAGAAAAATAAGAGACATCCCAGCACCAGAATCACAAGAATTGCCAGTGTATCCTTTTGACTCCATCTCAACTGTCTATACTGACTTCTACCCTTTCCTCCCTGATAACCACGAGCTTCCATGGCTATTGCCAATGAATCTGCACGCTTTAAGCTCGTAGCAAAAAGAGGAATTAAAATCGGAATCATAGCCTTTACTTTTTGAACGATGCTTCCCTCACCAAAGTCAACTCCACGAGCTTTCTGAGCATTCATAATTCGCGTCGTGTCATCCATCAAGGTTGGAACAAAACGCAAACTCATTGATAACATGAGACCAATTTCATGAACGGGAACTTTCACGCGTTTCAGCGGTGCTAAAAGAGCTTCAACTGCAGCTGCCAGACTCAAAGGCATGGTCGTTAATGTCAGCAAGGTTGAAAAGAAAATAATCAACACAAAACGACAGAAAATGATTCCCGCTTGTTGCAAAGCATAATCCGTTATTCTTATAAAAGAAAACTCAAATAAGACATTTCCACTTGAAATGAAAAAGAGTTGAAATAGAGTCGTAAAGGCAATCAAGAAGAACATGGACTTTAATCCCTGAACGAAAAATGAGAGAGAAACGCCCGACAAAGCGATAAATATACCTGTCGCTACAAAAAGAATTAGATTGGCAAGGGGATTATTGGCCCAAAATACAATCAAAATCAACAGGATCATAGCAAGCAATTTACTACGGGGATCCAAGCGATGAATAATGGAATCTCCTGGTATATAACGCCCTAAAATCATACTATCCATTTAGCGACTCCTTAAACTCCTCTATCTTGATTGGCAGTTTTTTAAAAGCTATACCTCTATCTGCCAAACGTTTGCAAAAGGCTGTGATTTTAGGCACACCTAACTGCACATTTTCCATAAAGGCTACATCTTGGAAAACTTCGCTCGGTTTACCACTTTTGACTAAGCTCCCCTTTTCCATAACGTAAACCTGATCAGCATACTCAGCTACATCATCCATCAAATGCGTTACCAGAACAATTGTCATTCCAGAAAGGTGAAGTTTTTTAAACAGGGTCATCAATTCTTTTCTGCCCAGAGGATCTAGGCCTGCTGTCGGCTCATCCAAAACCAAGACAGTTGGCTCCATGGCTAGCATACCCGCTATAGCCACACGTCTCATCTGGCCACCCGAAAGTTCAAATGGACTTCTCTCAAAGAGTGACTCATCGATGCCCACCAAGGCTAACTTTTCACGCGCAATTTTCTTGGCCTCTTCCTCAGAAACTCCAAAATTTTGTGGTCCAAACGCAACATCTTTCAAAACAGTCTCTTCGAAAATCTGATTTTCAGCAAATTGAAACACTAGACCAACCTGCTTTCGAATCAGACGAATTTCTTTATTGGTTGATGTAGGGGTAATGACGGTATCGAAAACTCGAACAGAACCCTTACTTGGAACCAATAGACCATTTAAAAGCTGTAAGATTGTCGATTTCCCACTACCTGTGTGCCCTACTAAAGCTGTATAGGAGCCATCCTCAATCGTCAAAGAAACATCAGTCAAGGCTGATGAAGATAGGGGAGTCCCCTCTTGATAGGTAAAGCTCACATTTTCTAGAGTAATTCCCATAACTTGTCCTCTAGCTCTCCTTCTGTCAAATAGCCATCCGGCAACTGATAGCCAGCCTCTCTCAAAGATTCTCTCAATTGATTAGTAAAAGGCTCATCTAACCCTATCTGGTCAAGGTCAGCCCGAGAAAAAAGTTCTCTTGGGTTGCTGGTTGACTCCACTTGGCCTTTTTTCATGACCAAGACACGGTCACTCATCGCAACTTCTTCTAAGTCATGTGTAATGGAGACGACTGTCATCTGGTGGTCTTTTCGAATCTCTTGAACTGTCTGAATCAGTTCTCTGCGGCCCTCGGGATCCAACATACTTGTAGCCTCGTCCAGAATTAAAATAGCTGGCCTCAGGGCAACAACTCCCGCAATAGCCACACGCTGTTTTTGTCCACCAGATAAACGAGCTGGTTCTCTCTTCTTAAAGTCCAGCATCCCTACCAACTCCAAAGAATCAGCCACTCTCTTCTTCATTTCTTCACGAGGAAGTCCCTGATTTTCTAAACCAAAGGCGACATCATCTTCAACAGTTGCGCCCACAAACTGGTTATCTGGATTTTGAAAAACCATACCAATTTGACGACGCAAGTCCCAAACATTCTCAGAAGACAGCAGTTGGCCATCTATCCAGATTTCTCCAGACTCTGCTTCAAGCAAGCCATCAATCAAACGGATAGTTGTCGATTTCCCACTCCCATTATGACCTACAATCGAAAGCCATTCTCCACGTTTCACGTGAAACGAGACATTATTAACATCATAATAACCCTGATCTTCTTTGTAACGAAAAGACAGATCTTTTACTTCAATAATCGATTTCATTTCGAACCAAATGTCCCTTTGAATACATGAGCGCTACCCTTGAAATAATCATAACCAGAGTAGATAGTGAAAAATAAAGCTATATAAAGCAACAGTTGACCAATTAAATCCCAATGTAAGAGCAAAAAGATAATGGCAAACATCTGACTAAAGGTCTTGATTTTCCCTGGCATCGCTGCTGCTAGAACGGTTCCTCCCGTCTCAACGAGCAACAGCCGTAGGCCGGTCACCGCAAGTTCACGACAGATGATAATAGCAACAACCCAAGCTGGAGCCATACCTAACTCAATCAACATGATAAAAGCTGACATAACCAGCAACTTATCCGCCATCGGATCAGCAAACTTTCCAAAGTTGCTGACTACATTCCATTTACGAGCAAGATAGCCATCGAGATAATCCGTTATACTAGCAACTGCAAAGATGATTGCTGCCAGCAAGTGACTGCCTTGTGAATGGCCCAAAGTCAAAATAAGAATAAAGAGAGGTATAAAGAGAATTCTACCAATTGTTAATACATTAGGGATTTGTTCTTTTTTCATTGTTTCTTCCTTAGTCTGTAGTGAATGTAAGTGTTACAGTTCCAGTCTGAGTCGTCAACTTGGAAGTATCAACTGTTTGATTATCTACAGTCACAGTAACTCCCTTCACTACACCTAAGGTGATAGTAACGGGATTCTTAGTTGAAACTGTTGTTTTTGCATTTTTATTGTCTGCGGATAGTGTCACACCACCCTCTAGCTCGCTTCCTGAAACACTAACCCAGCTAGTTACATCCGAAACTGCCAGCTGAACAGTAGCGGTTTCCTTACTCGTTTTATACCGAGCTTCAATGCGGTTCCCTTCGCCTGACACTGTAATAGTTGATTCCGTAGTAGAAGATGGGCTAGACGTCTGACTACTAGAAGATGAACTAGATGAGGTTGTTGAACTAGTTGAGCTCACAATACTATAATTAGGCGAAGAAGGACGCGTTGGTTGAGTCTGGATATAATTCCAAACATAATAAGTTACAAAAATTAAAATCGACAAAGCAAATAGAACGAAATAAAACAAGGGGAGATAAGACGTTTTTTTCTTATTTGATCGTCTGCGACCAGACAAGTCTTCTTCATCAACATCTACCTCTTCGTAGGTAATCATGCTTCCCGAATCATAGGCATCCAAAATGATTCGCTCGTCCAATTCAACCGCCCAGGCATATTTTCTTAAAAAAGAACGAGCATAAAAGGGACTAGGAAGTTGATCAAAATCATCAGCCTCCATAGCCTCTAATAAATTCATCTGAATATCCGTTTTTGTCTGCAGTTCTTCTATACTCAATCCCTGATTAATTCTGGCTAAACGCAGAACCTCACCAATTGTTTTTTTTCTCATACTTAGCATTCCTTCTTTCTAAGGTTACTTATCTTTTAAGCTGGAAAGATTGTAAAATCAACTAGATCACCATCATCTATCAAACGATGACCTGCTTCAAGAACATCGTCTAAAGTAATTTCTTGTAAAATTTTTGGTAAATCCAAAATAGTTTCTCCTCTGTCGACTGGTTCATACTGTGTCGCAATAAACTCCAAGGAGTTCATACTACTAAAAAATTCCCCAAACATCTCACTCTTAACAAGATCGAGATGTTCCTCTGTAAGATCTGAATCTTTCGTAAAGTTGCGAATAGCCTTTCGAAATTGATGAGACAAAGAAACAGGTTCTTTCGTTTCCATCGTCAACATCACAAAATGAAAGCGACTGTTGACTTCAACCTCAAGTGACAATGACGCATCCAACTTCCCTGTCTCATATAACTTTTGAAATCGCTCAGAAGTCCAACCAAACAGCATCGTAAACAATAATTTTAGCAAAACATTATAACGGTAGCAATCTGCCTCTGCCACCTCACCTGTTCCCCTAATTCCAACAGCAAGTTTTGGAGAAGAAACCTCCATCCGAAGGCTATCTGTTTCTTTGACAGCTTGTAAAGTAAGCTTCTCCTTCCTTACTACCATTTCTTCCAAGTTTCTAAGTTTCTTTTGCAAAAAATAGTTCTCAACTGTATCTACATCAAAATTCCCAACTAAAAACAAAGACATATTTACAGGTTTGTAAAAGGCTGTAAAGTTATTTTTTAAGTCATTTAGCTGGATATTGTTAATTGACTTTTCACTTCCAACAATATCTGCTGCCAGAGGAGTATTGGGATAAAGATTTGCTAATGTTGCAAAAAACAGACGCGAATCTGGATCATCTTGGTACATCTCACGTTCCTGTTGGATAA
It includes:
- the pgsA gene encoding CDP-diacylglycerol--glycerol-3-phosphate 3-phosphatidyltransferase, whose translation is MKKEQIPNVLTIGRILFIPLFILILTLGHSQGSHLLAAIIFAVASITDYLDGYLARKWNVVSNFGKFADPMADKLLVMSAFIMLIELGMAPAWVVAIIICRELAVTGLRLLLVETGGTVLAAAMPGKIKTFSQMFAIIFLLLHWDLIGQLLLYIALFFTIYSGYDYFKGSAHVFKGTFGSK
- the pcsB gene encoding peptidoglycan hydrolase PcsB produces the protein MKKKILASLLLSTVLVSQTAVLTTVRAETTDEKIAAQDNKISSLTAQQQEAQKQVDQIQGQVSTIQAEQASLQAENEKLQAESKKLEGEITELSKNIVARNASLEKQARSAQTNGAATSYINTIVNSKSITEAISRVAAMSEIVSANNKMLEQQKADKKAISDKQVANNEAINTVIANQQKLADDAQALTTKQAELKVAELNLAAEKATAEGEKATLLEQKAAAEAEARAAAEAEVAYKARQTSQQQSVVASGNTSFSAQVQATSTNDEEDSSYTPAPAPAPARQRPTYSSNASSYPTGECTWGAKTLAPWAGDYWGNGAQWATSAAAAGFRTGSTPQVGAIACWNDGGYGHVAVVTAVSSSTRIQVSESNYGGDRTIGNKRGWFNPTTTSEGYVTYIYPN
- a CDS encoding energy-coupling factor ABC transporter ATP-binding protein, whose product is MKSIIEVKDLSFRYKEDQGYYDVNNVSFHVKRGEWLSIVGHNGSGKSTTIRLIDGLLEAESGEIWIDGQLLSSENVWDLRRQIGMVFQNPDNQFVGATVEDDVAFGLENQGLPREEMKKRVADSLELVGMLDFKKREPARLSGGQKQRVAIAGVVALRPAILILDEATSMLDPEGRRELIQTVQEIRKDHQMTVVSITHDLEEVAMSDRVLVMKKGQVESTSNPRELFSRADLDQIGLDEPFTNQLRESLREAGYQLPDGYLTEGELEDKLWELL
- the yfmH gene encoding EF-P 5-aminopentanol modification-associated protein YfmH, which produces MTPVTFEEKYYPAVKETVYQTRLSNGLTVSLLPKKQFNEVYGVVTVRFGSVDTSFTLSKKGLQCYLAGIAHFLEHKLFERENAEDIMESFTRLGADSNAFTSFTKTSYLFSTIDHLSENLDLLEELVTVAHFTEESVEREREIIQQEREMYQDDPDSRLFFATLANLYPNTPLAADIVGSEKSINNIQLNDLKNNFTAFYKPVNMSLFLVGNFDVDTVENYFLQKKLRNLEEMVVRKEKLTLQAVKETDSLRMEVSSPKLAVGIRGTGEVAEADCYRYNVLLKLLFTMLFGWTSERFQKLYETGKLDASLSLEVEVNSRFHFVMLTMETKEPVSLSHQFRKAIRNFTKDSDLTEEHLDLVKSEMFGEFFSSMNSLEFIATQYEPVDRGETILDLPKILQEITLDDVLEAGHRLIDDGDLVDFTIFPA
- the tsf gene encoding translation elongation factor Ts, encoding MAEITAKLVKELREKSGAGVMDAKKALVETDGDIEKAIELLREKGMAKAAKKADRVAAEGLTGVYVNGNVAAVIEVNAETDFVAKNAQFVDLVNATAKVIAEGKPANNEEALALTMPSGETLEAAYVSATATIGEKISFRRFALIEKTDAQHFGAYQHNGGRIGVISVIEGGDEALAKQLSMHIAAMKPTVLSYKELDAQFVKDELAQLNHVIDQDNESRAMVNKPALPHLKYGSKAQLTEEVIAQAEADIKAELAAEGKPEKIWDKIIPGKMDRFMLDNTKVDQAYTLLAQVYIMDDSKTVEAYLDSVNASVVEFARFEVGEGIEKAANDFEAEVAATMAAALNN
- the rpsB gene encoding 30S ribosomal protein S2, with translation MAVISMKQLLEAGVHFGHQTRRWNPKMAKYIFTERNGIHVIDLQQTVKYADQAYDFMRDAAANDAVVLFVGTKKQAADAVAEEAVRSGQYFINHRWLGGTLTNWGTIQKRIARLKEIKRMEEEGIFDVLPKKEVALLNKQRARLEKFLGGIEDMPRIPDVMYVVDPHKEQIAVKEAKKLGIPVVAMVDTNTDPDDIDVIIPANDDAIRAVKLITAKLADAIIEGRQGEDAAAVEAEFAASEAQADSIEEIVEVVEGDNA
- a CDS encoding energy-coupling factor transporter ATPase, whose product is MGITLENVSFTYQEGTPLSSSALTDVSLTIEDGSYTALVGHTGSGKSTILQLLNGLLVPSKGSVRVFDTVITPTSTNKEIRLIRKQVGLVFQFAENQIFEETVLKDVAFGPQNFGVSEEEAKKIAREKLALVGIDESLFERSPFELSGGQMRRVAIAGMLAMEPTVLVLDEPTAGLDPLGRKELMTLFKKLHLSGMTIVLVTHLMDDVAEYADQVYVMEKGSLVKSGKPSEVFQDVAFMENVQLGVPKITAFCKRLADRGIAFKKLPIKIEEFKESLNG
- the rodZ gene encoding cytoskeleton protein RodZ, giving the protein MRKKTIGEVLRLARINQGLSIEELQTKTDIQMNLLEAMEADDFDQLPSPFYARSFLRKYAWAVELDERIILDAYDSGSMITYEEVDVDEEDLSGRRRSNKKKTSYLPLFYFVLFALSILIFVTYYVWNYIQTQPTRPSSPNYSIVSSTSSTTSSSSSSSSQTSSPSSTTESTITVSGEGNRIEARYKTSKETATVQLAVSDVTSWVSVSGSELEGGVTLSADNKNAKTTVSTKNPVTITLGVVKGVTVTVDNQTVDTSKLTTQTGTVTLTFTTD
- the mreD gene encoding rod shape-determining protein MreD translates to MRLLKQIGIFFLLPFVVLIDAHIGQLVGSFFPHFHLASHFLFLFLLFETIEVSEYLYLAYCCIVGLVYDIYFFHLIGIATLLFILIGASLHKFNSVILTNRWTRMLTIIVISFLFDMGSYLLALAVGLTVDSMPIFIVYSLVPSMILNFLWIVIFQFIFEKIYL
- the mreC gene encoding rod shape-determining protein MreC, producing the protein MNRFKKSKYLIIVFVTVLAVSVLLVTTYSSAIVTKLGDGISLVDRIVQKPFQWFDTFKSDLGHLTQTYNENESLKKQLYQLEVESNQSERLKTENEQLRQLLEMKSKLQATKTLVADVIMRAPVSWKQELTIDVGSSKGASENMLAIANGGLVGSVSKVEDHSTTVNLLTNAENTDKISVKIQHGSTEIYGIIVGYDKEAELLKISQLNSNSDISAGDKVTTGGLGNFNVKDIPVGEIVGTTHSSDYLTREVTVKLSADIKDLHVVELVGN
- a CDS encoding energy-coupling factor transporter transmembrane component T family protein, giving the protein MDSMILGRYIPGDSIIHRLDPRSKLLAMILLILIVFWANNPLANLILFVATGIFIALSGVSLSFFVQGLKSMFFLIAFTTLFQLFFISSGNVLFEFSFIRITDYALQQAGIIFCRFVLIIFFSTLLTLTTMPLSLAAAVEALLAPLKRVKVPVHEIGLMLSMSLRFVPTLMDDTTRIMNAQKARGVDFGEGSIVQKVKAMIPILIPLFATSLKRADSLAIAMEARGYQGGKGRSQYRQLRWSQKDTLAILVILVLGCLLFFLKS